Proteins from one Deinococcus actinosclerus genomic window:
- a CDS encoding enoyl-CoA hydratase-related protein, which translates to MSEAVITETTRAGVRTLTLNRPDRLNAANDALLLALTDALRRADADDSVRVVVITGAGRGFCAGQDLGDVSGRDMTFTEHLNHTYNPLIRTIRSLGKPVISAVNGVAAGAGASLALAGDIRLWAQGASLIEVFSNIALVPDSGSTWFLPRLVGYHRAFELMALAERVRSDDALRLGLCEQVFPDETFAQDVQAYAERLAARPANALKLTKQALVFAQTSTLDEALDQEAALQQLAGDHWEHEEGVTAFKEKRPAQFIRDGE; encoded by the coding sequence ATGAGCGAAGCCGTGATCACCGAAACCACCCGGGCCGGGGTGCGCACCCTGACCCTGAACCGCCCGGACCGACTGAACGCCGCGAACGACGCCCTGCTGCTGGCCCTGACAGACGCCCTGCGCCGCGCCGACGCGGACGACAGCGTGCGCGTGGTCGTGATCACCGGGGCCGGGCGGGGCTTCTGCGCCGGGCAGGACCTCGGGGACGTGTCGGGCCGCGACATGACCTTCACCGAGCACCTCAACCACACCTACAACCCCCTGATCCGCACCATCCGCAGCCTGGGCAAACCCGTGATCAGCGCCGTGAACGGCGTCGCGGCGGGCGCCGGGGCCAGCCTCGCCCTCGCCGGGGACATCCGGCTGTGGGCGCAGGGCGCCAGCCTGATCGAGGTGTTCTCGAACATCGCCCTGGTGCCGGACTCGGGCAGCACGTGGTTCCTGCCGCGCCTCGTCGGGTACCACCGCGCCTTCGAGCTCATGGCGCTCGCCGAGCGGGTCCGGTCGGACGACGCCCTGCGCCTGGGCCTGTGCGAGCAGGTGTTCCCCGACGAGACCTTCGCGCAGGACGTGCAGGCCTATGCCGAGCGGCTCGCCGCGCGCCCCGCGAACGCCCTGAAACTCACCAAGCAGGCGCTGGTGTTCGCGCAGACCAGCACCCTGGACGAGGCCCTGGATCAGGAGGCCGCGCTGCAACAGCTCGCCGGGGACCACTGGGAACACGAGGAAGGCGTCACGGCCTTCAAGGAGAAGCGCCCCGCGCAGTTCATCCGCGACGGGGAGTAA
- the ruvX gene encoding Holliday junction resolvase RuvX: MSAPTPDDAQGPAPTTVPVTLALDVSKHRIGFAVSAGRLAFGRGSVDRKRLPLDLKAVRLKVEETGAQQLVLGLPLRTDGAQSPSADRVQAFGRVLTEKGYRVIYQDERFTTRRARDLGAQDEDEAAAVQILELYLLGQ; encoded by the coding sequence ATGAGCGCCCCCACCCCCGACGACGCGCAGGGTCCAGCGCCGACCACCGTGCCGGTCACGCTGGCGCTGGACGTCAGCAAGCACCGCATCGGCTTCGCGGTCAGCGCCGGGCGGCTCGCGTTCGGGCGCGGCAGCGTGGACCGCAAGCGCCTCCCACTGGACCTGAAGGCCGTGCGGCTGAAAGTCGAGGAGACCGGCGCGCAGCAGCTCGTGCTGGGGCTGCCGCTGCGGACCGACGGCGCGCAGAGTCCCAGCGCGGACCGCGTGCAGGCCTTCGGGCGCGTCCTGACCGAGAAGGGCTACCGCGTGATCTACCAGGACGAGCGCTTCACCACCCGCCGCGCCCGTGACCTCGGCGCGCAGGACGAGGACGAGGCGGCCGCCGTGCAGATCCTCGAACTGTACCTGCTGGGCCAGTAG
- a CDS encoding long-chain fatty acid--CoA ligase — MQGNMMDVQLTVPTILERIRTQYAGREVVSLLVAGRDEQGNPVPHKHRTTYGQVADRARRLAGGLLGLGLGKGERVATLAVNSFRHLEAYLGVPSAGLVLHTVNIRLHPEQIAWILNHAEDRVLLIENVFAAMIPALKSACPQLEHILVLGPTPQPIPLPGVQDYDTFVQESEPLTRYPDLDERDAAAMCYTSGTTGNPKGVVYTHRSTVLHSLASAPKDALNVGEADSVLPIVPMFHVNAWGLPYTCAMYGAKQVYAGVFADGRSVATLLQDEAVTITAGVPTIWMGLLAELDRAAQAGEPYRLGGLERLIVGGSAAPEAMIRAFQTRHNLALLQAWGMTETHPLGTASGVPHGVDPASDEGFTLRAKQGRTVPLIELDVLDDQGQRLPHDGKTMGRLIIRGPWVASSYFKGEGQSNFFDLDGQQWFDTGDIATLDDRGYMHIQDRAKDLIKSGGEWISSVDLENAIMAHPAVNLCAVIAMDDPKWDERPLAVVTPKPGQSVTHDELISFIAPRFAKWWLPDATVLTDSIPIGATGKILKRELRDQYRGYSSTQGLVTPAAPDRSE; from the coding sequence ATGCAGGGCAACATGATGGACGTTCAACTGACCGTGCCGACTATTCTGGAACGCATCCGCACGCAGTACGCCGGACGCGAGGTCGTCAGTCTCCTCGTGGCGGGGCGCGACGAGCAGGGCAACCCCGTGCCGCACAAGCACCGCACGACGTACGGGCAGGTCGCTGACCGCGCCCGGCGCCTCGCGGGGGGCCTGCTGGGCCTGGGCCTCGGGAAGGGGGAGCGGGTGGCGACGCTGGCCGTGAACTCCTTCCGGCACCTGGAGGCGTACCTGGGCGTGCCCAGCGCCGGGCTGGTGCTGCACACCGTGAACATCCGCCTGCACCCCGAGCAGATCGCCTGGATCCTGAACCACGCCGAGGACCGCGTGCTGCTCATCGAGAACGTGTTCGCCGCGATGATCCCCGCGCTCAAGTCCGCGTGCCCGCAGCTGGAGCACATCCTGGTGCTGGGGCCCACGCCGCAGCCCATCCCGCTGCCGGGCGTGCAGGACTACGACACCTTCGTGCAGGAGAGCGAGCCCCTGACCCGCTACCCCGACCTGGACGAGCGGGACGCGGCCGCCATGTGCTACACGAGCGGCACCACCGGCAACCCCAAGGGGGTCGTGTACACGCACCGCTCGACGGTGTTGCACTCGCTGGCCAGCGCGCCCAAGGACGCCCTAAACGTCGGCGAGGCCGACAGTGTCCTGCCCATCGTGCCGATGTTCCACGTGAACGCCTGGGGGCTGCCGTACACCTGCGCCATGTACGGCGCCAAGCAGGTGTACGCCGGGGTGTTCGCGGACGGCCGCAGCGTCGCCACGCTCCTTCAGGACGAGGCGGTGACGATCACGGCGGGCGTGCCCACCATCTGGATGGGCCTGCTGGCCGAACTCGACCGCGCCGCACAGGCCGGAGAGCCGTACCGGCTCGGCGGCCTGGAGCGCCTGATCGTGGGCGGCAGCGCCGCGCCCGAGGCGATGATCCGCGCCTTCCAGACCCGCCACAATCTGGCGCTGCTGCAGGCCTGGGGCATGACCGAGACGCACCCGCTGGGCACCGCCAGCGGCGTCCCGCACGGCGTGGACCCCGCCAGCGACGAGGGGTTCACCCTGCGCGCCAAGCAGGGCCGCACCGTGCCGCTGATCGAACTGGACGTCCTGGACGACCAGGGCCAGCGCCTTCCGCACGACGGGAAGACCATGGGCCGCCTGATCATCCGTGGGCCATGGGTGGCCAGCAGCTACTTCAAGGGCGAGGGTCAGAGCAACTTCTTCGACCTGGACGGCCAGCAGTGGTTCGACACGGGCGACATCGCCACGCTGGACGACCGCGGGTACATGCACATTCAGGACCGCGCCAAGGACCTCATCAAGAGCGGCGGCGAGTGGATCAGCTCGGTGGACCTGGAAAACGCGATCATGGCCCACCCGGCCGTGAACCTGTGCGCCGTGATCGCCATGGACGACCCCAAGTGGGACGAGCGGCCCCTGGCCGTCGTGACGCCCAAGCCCGGCCAGAGCGTCACGCACGACGAACTGATCAGCTTCATCGCGCCGCGCTTCGCGAAGTGGTGGCTGCCCGACGCGACCGTCCTGACCGACAGCATCCCCATCGGCGCGACCGGCAAGATCCTCAAGCGTGAACTGCGCGACCAGTACCGGGGCTACAGCAGCACCCAGGGCCTCGTGACGCCCGCCGCACCCGACCGGAGCGAATAA
- a CDS encoding alpha/beta hydrolase produces MAVSVDGQWVTFSPPAGAVGLIGDVTDWRKREPIPVMDGAPLRLRLPRGAWVEYAWVDAAGEAFADPDNAQRSLNPWWPYPRAAVVGEYARHPLWQAPDATRKGTAHRLTWEGQVFPGTRRVIVYTPHGYAGGPLPVYYVQDGVAFYRTGKLGDVMDRAVEAGLAPGAALVFVEPGDRNEEYYLNPRYLEFLTTEVMPRVEGELVTASVRGLWGASLGGLISLFLGARHPELFSRVAAHSGAFIARPGATRDGVIDTTTAGEWLLDEVRANPPTHLTTSLDTGTLEWLTGPNRRMAGLFADLGLEYQYREYPSGHNWVTWREALPEAFLYLQGG; encoded by the coding sequence ATGGCTGTTTCGGTGGATGGGCAGTGGGTGACGTTCTCGCCTCCGGCGGGCGCCGTGGGGTTGATCGGGGACGTGACGGACTGGCGCAAGCGTGAGCCGATCCCGGTGATGGACGGCGCGCCGCTGCGCCTGAGGTTGCCGCGGGGGGCGTGGGTGGAGTACGCGTGGGTGGACGCGGCGGGTGAGGCGTTCGCGGACCCGGACAACGCGCAGCGGTCCCTGAATCCGTGGTGGCCGTACCCGCGCGCGGCGGTGGTGGGCGAGTACGCCCGGCACCCGCTGTGGCAGGCGCCGGACGCGACCCGGAAGGGCACGGCGCACCGCCTGACCTGGGAGGGGCAGGTGTTCCCGGGGACGCGGCGGGTGATCGTGTACACCCCGCACGGGTACGCGGGCGGGCCGCTGCCGGTGTACTACGTGCAGGACGGCGTGGCGTTCTACCGCACCGGGAAGCTGGGGGACGTGATGGACCGCGCCGTAGAGGCCGGGCTGGCGCCGGGCGCCGCGCTGGTGTTCGTGGAGCCGGGGGACCGGAACGAGGAGTACTACCTGAACCCCCGCTACCTGGAGTTCCTGACGACCGAGGTCATGCCACGCGTGGAGGGCGAACTGGTCACGGCGTCCGTGCGGGGGCTGTGGGGCGCGAGCCTGGGCGGATTGATCAGTCTGTTCCTGGGCGCGCGACACCCGGAGCTGTTCAGCCGCGTGGCCGCGCACAGCGGGGCGTTCATCGCGCGGCCCGGCGCGACCCGGGACGGCGTGATCGACACGACCACGGCCGGGGAGTGGCTGCTGGACGAAGTGCGCGCGAATCCGCCCACGCACCTCACGACCAGCCTGGATACCGGGACGCTGGAGTGGCTGACCGGCCCGAACCGCCGCATGGCGGGCCTGTTCGCGGACCTGGGCCTGGAGTACCAGTACCGCGAGTATCCCAGCGGGCACAACTGGGTGACGTGGCGCGAGGCGCTGCCCGAGGCGTTCCTGTACCTCCAGGGCGGGTGA
- a CDS encoding TerC family protein: MTPWLGTPAWMWLMFLTVVAALLAFDLGVLTRRRARRAAAQGEEQTISVASSLKLSGFYIALALIFGGWIWFTLGAESGMAYLTGFAVEKALALDNVFVISVIFGALAIPRHLQHRVLFWGILGVIVLRGIMIGLGAALVTQFDWIMWIFGAFLLLTGVKLLFTKGGHDQAPDLERHPVVRALRRVMPISPRLDGQKFLTRQPDAQGRVRVHATPLLLALLMVEFADLVFAVDSIPAIFAITQDPFIVYTSNIFAILGLRALYFALDALIHRFSALKPALALVLVFIGGKIFYSQFYGKLDPAVSLGVTLAILAGGVLVSLWRTRTAAQAAD; encoded by the coding sequence ATGACCCCCTGGCTCGGTACGCCCGCCTGGATGTGGCTGATGTTCCTGACCGTCGTGGCCGCGCTGCTGGCCTTCGACTTGGGCGTCCTGACCCGCCGCCGTGCCCGCCGCGCCGCCGCGCAGGGCGAGGAGCAGACCATCAGCGTGGCCAGCAGCCTGAAACTGAGCGGCTTCTACATCGCCCTGGCCCTGATCTTCGGAGGGTGGATCTGGTTCACCCTCGGCGCCGAGAGCGGCATGGCGTACCTGACCGGCTTCGCCGTCGAGAAGGCCCTGGCGCTCGACAACGTGTTCGTGATCAGCGTCATCTTCGGCGCGCTGGCCATCCCCCGCCACCTCCAGCACCGCGTGCTGTTCTGGGGCATCCTGGGCGTCATCGTCCTGCGCGGCATCATGATCGGCCTGGGCGCGGCGCTCGTCACGCAGTTCGACTGGATCATGTGGATCTTCGGCGCGTTCCTGCTCCTGACCGGGGTGAAACTGCTGTTCACGAAGGGCGGGCACGACCAGGCGCCCGACCTAGAGCGTCACCCGGTCGTGCGGGCCCTGCGGCGCGTCATGCCCATCAGCCCGCGCCTGGACGGGCAGAAGTTCCTGACCCGCCAGCCCGACGCGCAGGGCCGCGTCCGGGTACACGCCACGCCGCTGCTGCTGGCCCTGCTGATGGTCGAGTTCGCGGATCTGGTGTTCGCGGTGGACAGCATCCCCGCGATCTTCGCGATCACGCAGGACCCGTTCATCGTGTACACCAGCAATATCTTCGCCATCCTGGGCCTGCGCGCCCTGTACTTCGCGCTGGACGCCCTGATTCACCGCTTCAGCGCCCTGAAGCCCGCGCTGGCGCTGGTGCTGGTGTTCATCGGCGGCAAGATCTTCTACAGCCAGTTCTACGGCAAGCTCGACCCGGCCGTCAGCCTGGGCGTGACCCTGGCGATCCTCGCGGGCGGCGTGCTCGTCAGCCTGTGGCGCACCCGCACCGCGGCCCAGGCCGCCGACTGA
- a CDS encoding response regulator transcription factor, with amino-acid sequence MEQRILLIEDNPDITRVVQYELEQAGYRVLAAPDGVTGLTAAREHTPDLVILDLGLPDFDGAEIARRLRKTSSVPIIILTAMDAVDRKVNLLEAGADDYMTKPFHPEELVARVKVQLRHQQHGEVISIGPLEIHPQKRLCHYNGHEVRLSPKEFDLLTFLARQPGRVYSRQEIEREVWNGELPSNSNVVDVHMANMRAKLRDLDGYGIIRTVRGIGYALKTP; translated from the coding sequence ATGGAGCAACGCATTCTGCTGATCGAGGACAACCCGGACATCACCCGCGTGGTGCAGTACGAACTGGAACAGGCCGGGTACCGCGTGCTGGCCGCCCCCGACGGCGTGACCGGCCTGACCGCCGCCCGCGAGCACACCCCCGATCTGGTGATCCTGGACCTGGGCCTGCCGGACTTCGACGGCGCGGAGATCGCCCGCCGCCTGCGCAAGACCAGCAGCGTGCCGATCATCATCCTGACCGCCATGGACGCCGTGGACCGCAAGGTCAACCTGCTTGAGGCGGGCGCGGACGACTACATGACCAAGCCCTTCCACCCGGAGGAACTCGTGGCGCGCGTGAAGGTGCAGCTGCGCCACCAGCAGCACGGCGAGGTCATCAGCATCGGGCCGCTGGAGATCCACCCGCAGAAACGCCTGTGCCACTACAACGGGCACGAGGTGCGCCTGTCCCCCAAGGAATTCGACCTGCTGACCTTCCTGGCACGCCAGCCGGGCCGCGTGTACTCCCGCCAGGAGATTGAGCGTGAGGTCTGGAACGGCGAGCTGCCCAGCAACAGCAACGTGGTGGACGTGCACATGGCGAACATGCGCGCCAAGCTGCGCGACCTCGACGGGTACGGCATCATCCGCACCGTGCGCGGCATCGGGTACGCCCTGAAGACGCCCTGA
- a CDS encoding alpha/beta fold hydrolase, producing MTGLNADDHDFTDFEDEGGVHFEHLNGADLHFEVQGDPTSEPPVVFLHGGPGYNSYSFQALFGERIERPVVYLDQRGSGRSGALEDTEQGADTLDLDTLVGDVEALRDFLGAEQIVPMGHGFGALVALEYARRYPTRTARVIAVNPWVHFPDLARTLLEEASARRGVAFTDPADDLRAATPDGEYPAVGGARIEAAFALLNARDLLNALQFRDQASRMRLEFADAEGQLIGGGEVQEALVNQGLWEFEYPQFLTELRRPVFVITGAHDRTSYPEQVQWVADLADADVTVLDAGHYPWLDDEDAFAEAFEDALTR from the coding sequence ATGACGGGCCTGAACGCAGACGATCACGACTTCACGGACTTCGAGGACGAGGGCGGCGTTCACTTCGAGCACCTGAACGGCGCCGACCTGCATTTCGAGGTGCAGGGCGACCCCACCTCCGAGCCGCCGGTCGTGTTCCTGCACGGCGGTCCCGGCTACAACAGCTACTCCTTCCAGGCGCTGTTCGGCGAGCGGATCGAGCGCCCGGTCGTGTACCTCGACCAGCGCGGCTCCGGGCGCAGCGGCGCGCTGGAGGACACCGAGCAGGGCGCTGACACCCTGGACCTCGACACCCTGGTGGGCGACGTGGAGGCCCTGCGGGACTTTCTGGGCGCCGAACAGATCGTCCCCATGGGCCACGGCTTCGGCGCGCTGGTCGCGCTGGAATACGCCCGCCGCTACCCGACCCGCACCGCGCGCGTGATCGCCGTGAACCCCTGGGTGCACTTCCCGGACCTGGCCCGCACGCTGCTGGAGGAAGCCAGCGCCCGGCGCGGCGTGGCCTTCACCGACCCCGCCGACGACCTGCGCGCCGCCACGCCCGACGGGGAGTACCCGGCAGTGGGCGGCGCGCGCATCGAGGCGGCGTTCGCGCTGCTGAACGCGCGCGACCTGCTCAACGCCCTGCAGTTCCGGGATCAGGCCAGCCGTATGCGCCTGGAATTCGCCGACGCCGAGGGGCAGCTGATCGGTGGGGGCGAGGTGCAGGAGGCGCTCGTGAACCAGGGCCTGTGGGAGTTCGAGTACCCGCAGTTCCTGACCGAACTGCGCCGCCCGGTGTTCGTGATCACCGGCGCGCACGACCGCACCAGCTACCCCGAGCAGGTGCAGTGGGTAGCGGACCTGGCCGACGCGGACGTGACGGTGCTGGACGCCGGGCACTACCCCTGGCTGGACGACGAGGACGCGTTCGCCGAGGCGTTCGAGGACGCCCTGACCCGCTGA
- a CDS encoding sugar phosphate nucleotidyltransferase yields MKGLILAAGRGSRLLPISATRPKHAVPVAGVPIIARGVQALRDAGVQDIGIVTSPSSEQDLRDATQHSGHLTFIRQYDPLGTGHAVLTARHFLEGSPTLLYLGDNLFEDSLSPMIGALRYGDAAIGVKEVPNPQAYGVAVVKAGRLLRLVEKPRTPESNLASCGVFSFKPGLIDLLEDLPHSTRGEIEFPQALTALLAQGGQVRAVEFQGFWSDAGAPDDLLSANTHYLRGLSPRVEGRVERSALQGPVVIEAGALVEDSVIQGPVWIGPHAVVRGATLGPFVSVGAHARVDSAQVSGALIDEFARVLHPTRPIHRSLIGRHALVTAPSDTGLQMVIGDRSVMRM; encoded by the coding sequence GTGAAAGGCCTGATCCTGGCCGCCGGACGCGGCAGCCGCCTGCTGCCGATCAGCGCCACGCGCCCCAAGCACGCCGTGCCGGTCGCGGGCGTGCCGATCATCGCGCGGGGCGTGCAGGCCCTGCGCGACGCAGGCGTGCAGGACATCGGGATCGTGACCAGCCCGTCGAGCGAGCAGGACCTGCGCGACGCCACGCAGCACAGCGGGCACCTGACCTTCATCCGCCAGTACGATCCGCTCGGCACCGGACACGCCGTCCTGACCGCCCGGCACTTCCTGGAGGGCAGCCCCACCCTGCTGTACCTGGGCGACAACCTCTTCGAGGATTCGCTGTCACCCATGATCGGCGCCCTGCGGTACGGGGACGCCGCGATCGGCGTGAAGGAGGTGCCCAACCCGCAGGCCTACGGGGTGGCGGTCGTGAAGGCGGGGCGCCTGCTGCGCCTCGTGGAGAAGCCGCGCACGCCCGAGAGCAACCTCGCCTCGTGCGGGGTGTTCAGCTTCAAGCCGGGCCTGATCGACCTGCTCGAAGACCTGCCGCACAGCACCCGCGGGGAGATCGAGTTCCCGCAGGCCCTCACGGCGCTGCTCGCGCAGGGCGGGCAGGTGCGCGCCGTGGAATTCCAGGGCTTCTGGAGCGACGCGGGCGCGCCGGACGACCTGCTGAGCGCGAACACCCACTACCTGCGAGGGCTGAGCCCGCGCGTGGAGGGCCGGGTGGAGCGCAGCGCCCTCCAGGGCCCGGTGGTGATCGAGGCGGGGGCACTGGTCGAGGACAGCGTCATCCAGGGCCCGGTGTGGATCGGCCCGCACGCCGTGGTGCGCGGCGCGACCCTGGGCCCCTTCGTGAGTGTCGGCGCGCACGCCCGCGTGGACAGCGCCCAGGTGAGCGGCGCCCTGATCGACGAGTTCGCGCGCGTCCTGCACCCCACCCGCCCCATCCACCGCAGCCTGATCGGCCGCCACGCCCTGGTGACCGCGCCCAGCGACACGGGCCTGCAGATGGTGATCGGCGACCGCAGCGTCATGCGGATGTGA
- a CDS encoding YebC/PmpR family DNA-binding transcriptional regulator encodes MAGHSKWSQIKRKKGANDSKRSAMYSKHIRAIQAAVRSGGTGDPAGNLSLKNAIAAAKAATVPVDNIDNAIKRAVGAGEGAADYKEQTYEGYGPGGTAIFIETLTDNVNRTVADIRAVFNKRGGSLGTSGSVAWQFEKKGVLLLTDTSEQAQETAIEHGAEDIQESDEGLEISTGPADLYAVQDALTAAGFAIESAQITMIPSNTVAVGSDDAKKLMTLIDALEDLDDVQNVYSNADLPDEE; translated from the coding sequence ATGGCCGGTCACAGCAAGTGGTCTCAGATCAAGCGCAAGAAGGGTGCCAACGACAGTAAACGCAGCGCGATGTACAGCAAACACATCCGCGCCATTCAGGCCGCCGTCCGCTCCGGCGGCACCGGCGACCCCGCCGGGAACCTCAGCCTGAAAAACGCCATCGCCGCCGCGAAGGCCGCCACGGTCCCCGTCGACAACATCGACAACGCCATCAAACGCGCCGTCGGCGCGGGCGAGGGCGCCGCCGACTACAAGGAACAGACCTACGAGGGCTACGGCCCCGGCGGCACCGCCATCTTCATCGAGACGCTGACCGACAACGTCAACCGCACCGTCGCCGACATCCGCGCCGTGTTCAACAAACGCGGCGGCAGCCTCGGCACCAGCGGCTCCGTCGCGTGGCAGTTCGAGAAGAAAGGCGTCCTGCTGCTGACCGACACCAGCGAACAGGCGCAGGAAACCGCCATCGAACACGGCGCCGAGGACATCCAGGAATCCGACGAGGGCCTGGAGATCAGCACCGGCCCGGCCGACCTGTACGCCGTGCAGGACGCCCTGACTGCCGCCGGCTTCGCCATCGAGAGCGCCCAGATCACCATGATCCCCAGTAACACCGTGGCTGTGGGCAGCGACGACGCGAAGAAACTCATGACCCTGATCGACGCCCTCGAAGACCTCGACGACGTGCAGAACGTCTACAGCAACGCCGACCTCCCCGACGAGGAATAA
- a CDS encoding amidohydrolase: MGTQELTVVLARVVTLDDARPEAGAVLVGGGRVLAAGSREDVAALAPGARVLDHRDLLLTPGLAEAHIHLVTYGFSLSQVGLHGARSVAEVQARVAQQVMNTPPGTWIRGGGFLLSELGLNGYPTAALLDEVSPHHPVLLYSRDLHLSWANSAALRLAGIHEGTPDPEGGRIVRPLGCLLEHASDLVARVIPEPTGAEYLAAARAGADDLAARGYVSAHTMAFESPEAPRAIQTLAQQGELPLRVWACLPHDRLGHAQALGLARTPGGLFQWGGVKFFADGALGSRTAWLHAPGFADGSGTGMPLDPPDLIAALGREAIELGLTPVTHAIGDRANTEVLNAYDRLRPHAEARGIRLRIEHAQHLRAEDLPRFRGLTASVQPIHLQADGPMIRDLMPHLEGLSYAFRSLRDAGAVLAFGSDAPVAPPEYRANFAAAITRVDDSGQRLAPGEALTEHDVLWAHTRGPALAAGWDDEGIIRPGARAAFTLWDRLGGNAQALVLEG, translated from the coding sequence ATGGGAACTCAGGAACTGACAGTGGTGCTGGCGCGCGTGGTGACGCTGGATGACGCGCGGCCCGAGGCGGGTGCGGTGCTGGTGGGGGGCGGGCGCGTGCTGGCCGCAGGCTCGCGCGAGGACGTGGCGGCGCTCGCGCCGGGCGCGCGGGTGCTGGACCACCGGGATCTGCTCCTCACGCCGGGGCTGGCGGAGGCGCACATTCACCTCGTGACGTACGGCTTCTCGCTGTCGCAGGTGGGCCTGCACGGCGCGCGGAGTGTGGCGGAGGTGCAGGCGCGCGTGGCGCAGCAGGTGATGAACACGCCGCCCGGCACCTGGATTCGCGGTGGGGGGTTCCTGCTCTCGGAGCTGGGGCTGAACGGGTACCCGACGGCGGCCCTGCTGGACGAGGTGAGCCCGCACCACCCGGTGCTGCTGTACTCGCGGGACCTGCACCTGAGCTGGGCGAACAGCGCCGCGCTGCGGCTGGCCGGGATTCACGAGGGCACGCCGGACCCGGAGGGCGGGCGGATCGTGCGGCCCCTGGGCTGCCTGCTGGAGCACGCGTCGGATCTCGTGGCGCGCGTGATTCCGGAACCGACCGGGGCGGAGTACCTCGCGGCGGCGCGGGCGGGCGCAGACGACCTGGCGGCGCGGGGGTACGTGAGTGCGCACACCATGGCCTTCGAGTCGCCCGAGGCGCCCCGCGCCATCCAGACCCTCGCGCAGCAGGGCGAACTGCCGCTGCGGGTGTGGGCGTGCCTGCCGCACGACCGGCTGGGGCACGCGCAGGCGCTGGGGCTGGCCCGCACGCCCGGCGGCCTGTTCCAGTGGGGTGGGGTGAAGTTCTTCGCGGACGGCGCGCTCGGCAGCCGCACCGCGTGGCTGCACGCGCCCGGCTTCGCGGACGGCTCCGGCACGGGGATGCCGCTGGATCCGCCGGACCTCATCGCGGCGCTGGGCCGCGAGGCGATCGAGCTGGGCCTGACGCCGGTCACGCACGCCATCGGGGACCGCGCGAACACCGAGGTCCTGAACGCCTACGACCGCCTGCGCCCCCACGCCGAGGCGCGCGGCATCCGACTGCGGATCGAGCATGCCCAGCACCTGCGCGCCGAGGACCTCCCGCGCTTCCGGGGCCTGACCGCCAGCGTGCAACCCATCCACCTCCAGGCGGACGGCCCCATGATCCGCGACCTCATGCCGCATCTGGAGGGCCTCAGTTACGCCTTCCGGTCCCTGCGGGACGCCGGAGCGGTCCTCGCGTTCGGGAGCGACGCCCCGGTCGCCCCGCCCGAGTACCGCGCGAACTTCGCCGCCGCGATCACCCGCGTGGACGACAGCGGACAGCGCCTGGCGCCCGGTGAGGCCCTGACCGAACACGACGTCCTGTGGGCCCACACGCGCGGCCCCGCCCTGGCCGCCGGCTGGGATGACGAGGGCATCATCCGCCCCGGCGCCCGCGCCGCCTTCACCCTCTGGGACCGCCTCGGCGGCAACGCCCAGGCCCTGGTGCTGGAGGGTTGA